DNA from Archaeoglobus veneficus SNP6:
CTCTTTGAGCTTCTCCTTACTTAAACCTCCAACTTCATCTGGAACAGCATCTTCATGCCCGTTTACTATCGAGCGGAGGGCTGTGAAGACGGCGAAATCGTAACCGGGTTTGATCTGGTAGAATTCTGTTGCGAGATATGCTGTTGCGGTTTTGCGGACGTCAACTACCACTATGTGTCTGTACTGCCTGCCCTTTGTTAAAAATCCCCTTGCCATGACCGAGTAGCGGGAAGGATGGCGTGGATGCGCCTCAACTGGATTGCATCCCCAGAAAACGATAACATCTGCCCTGTTTTTTGCCTGTCCGAGCGTCCCTCCGGGGATGCCCTCCTCTATCATTGCGAGGGTTGAGGGGGCATGACAGACACTCGAGCACTGGTCGTAAATCCCACCAAGCTTCTCAGCAAGAATAACACCGAGCTTTATCGCCTCGTTAACCGTAGATGCCCAGCCGTACAGAAGGGGCCTCTTTGCATTAACGAGGATTTCGGCAGCCCTCTCAATGGCTTCCTCGTAGCTTACTTTTTCCCCCTCTATCGTAGGTGCTTCCATCCTCCGCTTTGCTGCAAACTTCGCCTCTCCGATGGGGCAGAGGTTCTTTCCGACAGTACCATCAAACTCTATATCATCGCAAACGTTCCCGCAGAAAGTGCAGATGGCATTCTTCATTTAACCACCCTTATCAGTTCTTCAACGGGCTTTACATCTTCCTGCGTCGCCTCCACGTAGCCCTTTATCCCCTTGTACTGCGGAGTGCCCGAACCGTTGCTCTTTCCAACCACCTGATTTGCGTATGGCCCCATTGGAATGAAGACAACACCTTCTGGAAGCTCGAGATCCTTCGTTACTGCCTTCTTTGCGTACAGAACGACCTCTCCAAACTCGGTCTTGATCTTGACTCTATCCCCTTCATTAACTCCGATTACACTCATGTCTCTCTCGTTCATCTCGCAGTAGCAAACGGCTTTCATGTAGTCATTACTTAATTTCTCGTCAATAGTCATGCCCTGGTCAGTAGTTCTTCCAGTGATAACTATAACTTCTATCATACCAGACACCGCACGTATTTTTTAAACGCATCAGTTTGGAGTATTTAATCGTTATGCTATTTTCCATGACTAATACGTATTAATTTTAGCTATCACTTGACAGGGTATCGTGCATATAGTTCCTTCCTGAGGGCCTCGAGCATTTCTTCCCTGATTCCGGCGAATTCTGCGGCGGAACAAACCCTTGCACCCGCTTCATTAGCCTTTTCAAACAAATCTTTCAGCCTCTCCCTCCACTTCAGGTCTCTCGCCAGATGATGGTCGAGGACGAGGGTTTTGACGTTCGTTCTTTCTATGAGCGCTGTCAAATTTTTGATGGACTCGCTGAGAGACTTTGCTGAGTAACGGTAGCCGAGCATGTACGTCATCGGTCCGTCGATGAATACAGTTTCGGCGTTGCACTCCAGCATGAAGTCGAGCTGGTGCTGAATGGCTGGCCCTTCTACGTCTGAAGAAAAGAGAAACCTCTGCTTTCCATCGTCGATGCATACCTCTATTACATAGCCAAGCCTGTCGTTTGTGCCATGGAACACGGGCTTTGATATCGTCAGTTCTATTCCGTCAAACTCGTACCTTTTTCCATCCGCATAGTCTATGTCATCGGTTA
Protein-coding regions in this window:
- a CDS encoding molybdopterin dinucleotide binding domain-containing protein gives rise to the protein MIEVIVITGRTTDQGMTIDEKLSNDYMKAVCYCEMNERDMSVIGVNEGDRVKIKTEFGEVVLYAKKAVTKDLELPEGVVFIPMGPYANQVVGKSNGSGTPQYKGIKGYVEATQEDVKPVEELIRVVK
- a CDS encoding formylmethanofuran dehydrogenase subunit B, translated to MKNAICTFCGNVCDDIEFDGTVGKNLCPIGEAKFAAKRRMEAPTIEGEKVSYEEAIERAAEILVNAKRPLLYGWASTVNEAIKLGVILAEKLGGIYDQCSSVCHAPSTLAMIEEGIPGGTLGQAKNRADVIVFWGCNPVEAHPRHPSRYSVMARGFLTKGRQYRHIVVVDVRKTATAYLATEFYQIKPGYDFAVFTALRSIVNGHEDAVPDEVGGLSKEKLKELADVLMDGKYGVIFYGLGLTHSRGQDRNVECIVKLVQTLNRQTRYILQPMRGHFNVVGAGAVAAWEAGYEYAIDFSRGYPRFSPSEFTAVEALLRKDCDAALIVASDPAAHFPKKAVERLAEIPVIQIDPHPNVTTLLADIVIPSAIVGIEAEGTVYRMDGIPLRVKKLRETEYWSDYQILRLMLDKVIQMKGE